In a single window of the Acyrthosiphon pisum isolate AL4f chromosome X, pea_aphid_22Mar2018_4r6ur, whole genome shotgun sequence genome:
- the LOC100168918 gene encoding sun domain-containing protein 1 — MGLCKCPKRKTTSHFCFHHCVNVCEHCIVNNHTTCTVKSYTTWLKEASGSISSSSVTAAALCAVCQKQLVLTSKEVDNSAVNLNGPRSNTKIPIRLLCYHVVHTRCLSSYVKKQLKEGNILKCPSCDKQLWIQQQKQSQVSDDNSGIDSNDLTPVASLLYKHLLDNGSWWGQALITNGNVNDIEKYLIEDELHELGEESDEEIQQFENQSTFKNNISQINIIADNTSPITLAEKMHLPDSNIGYYNHYELTHTAPDVTTINYRNNTNQIYQPIHHRHFNNNYGQDSALTLQQMQHQQQQQQQKQCSSVNMTTISQSSDLNNRHVITSITPLLLNNDNNLNHDEQQDPSGKYRPKKFNNQSWSLSYQRLLQYFRGTNNKAEDNSTTRIATIIIFCLLIIVVLLVAITSYTRSNNEPFDNNSIDYAGDDIENNGGGAATNLKSFNVNNL, encoded by the exons atggGCCTTTGTAAATGTCCAAAGCGCAAAACTACAagtcatttttgttttcatcaTTGCGTCAATGTCTGTGAACATTGCATCGTCAACAATCATACAAca TGTACAGTTAAATCATATACCACCTGGTTGAAAGAAGCAAGTGGTAGCATATCGTCATCATCGGTTACAGCAGCTGCATTATGCGCTGTTTGTCAAAAGCAGTTGGTTTTAACATCAAAAGAAGTTGACAACTCAGCAGTTAATCTCAATGGCCCTAGAAGTAACACAAAAATTCCTATACGGCTTTTATGCTATC ATGTAGTGCATACACGGTGTTTATCGTCTTATGTTAAAAAGCAATTGAAAGAaggaaacattttaaaatgtccatCATGTGATAAACAATTATGGATACAACAACAAAAGCAATCACAAGTTTCTGATGACAACTCAGGAATTGATTCCAATGATTTAACACCTGTTGCATCACTgttgtacaaacatttattgGATAATGGTAGTTGGTGGGGCCAGGCATTGATTACAAATGGAAAt gtaaatgatattgagaaatatttaattgaagaTGAACTTCATGAACTTGGAGAAGAATCAGATGAAGAAATACAACAATTTGAAAACCAATcaacattcaaaaataatatatctcaaataaatattattgcagACAATACATCTCCTATCACACTTGCTgaaaaaatgcatttgcctgatAGTAACATTGGTTATTACAATCATTATGAATTAACACATACAGCACCAGATGTAACAACTATCAACTAccgtaataatacaaatcaaatatatCAACCAATCCATCATCGACATTTCAACAATAActatg gtcaaGATTCAGCATTAACATTACAACAGATGCagcatcaacaacaacaacaacaacaaaaacaatgtTCATCTGTTAATATGACAACAATTTCACAGAGTTCAGATTTGAATAATAGACATGTGATAACGTCCATTACTccattactattaaataatgataataatttgaatcaTGATGAACAACAAGATCCTAGTGGCAAATACAGGcctaaaaagtttaataatcaATCTTGGTCTTTAAGTTACCAACGGCTTTTGCAATATTTTCGTGG tACAAACAATAAAGCAGAAGATAATAGTACTACAAGAATtgccacaataattattttttgtttattaatcatTGTAGTTTTATTAGTAGCTATTACTAGTTATACACGTTCCAATAATGAACCATTTGATAATAACAGCATAGATTATGCTGGAGacgatattgaaaataatggtGGTGGCGCagcaacaaatttaaaaagtttcaatGTTAACAACTTGTAA